The Tardibacter chloracetimidivorans region GGGACGACAGTCGGGGAAGATGCGGCGATACCAGTCTGCGCGCACGATGCGGTTGAACAGTTGCGCCTGCGCCTTGGCCACCTCCTGGCTATAGGTCACGCAGATGATCTGGCGCGTCGGGTCACGCCCCAGCACCCAGGCGGCATAGGCGATGCTGATGGTGATGGTCTTCATGCTGCGCGGCGGCAGGTTGATCATCAGCCGCCGGCATGCGCCCGCCTCGACCTTGAGCAGCCGATCGGCGATGACATCGATATGCCAATTGGGCTCATAGACGGTGCCGGGCTCCAGCACCGCCATCACCTGTGCGACGAAGGTCGGAAAATCCGCCCGGATCATCGCGTCCCAATAGGCTTGAGGAAGCGGGATCATTGGCCGCCTCCCTGGGCAAGCGCGCGCTGGAGATAGGCGATCACCGTTGCCGGATCGACCGCCTCCATGCCGCCCGCCTCGCTCTCGGCGCCATCGCCGATCAGGCGAATGAGCATGTCGATCGCGCGCAGATCGCCCTTCACGGCCGTGTTGACGAGCGTCTTGACCATCAGCTCGGCCTTGCTGAGCTTGATCGTCTTGTCGCCGTCGGGCACGTTGACCGCCACCGCCAGTTCGTCGTCGATCAGCGTGGCGAGATGTTTGCCGCGGCGTTTGCCCGAAGGGTTGCCGGACTGGCCGGGCTTGAACTGGCCTGACCGGGGCGGCTTGCCATAGCCGACTTCATAATCGGCGTTGCGCTTGCGCTTTCCGGCCATGTCACGCCTCCTCGTCCGAAGAAGCGGCCCCGCGTTCTGCGGCGAGGTCGTCGAAGGTGCACCCGGTCGCGACATGGATCGCGGCCTCGCCGGTATATGCCTGCCAGCGGCGGACGATCACATCGCAATAGAGCGGATCAAGCTCGATCAGCCGCGCCTTGCGGCCGGTCATCTCGGCGGCAATCGCGGTCACCCCCGATCCTGCAAAGGGGTCGAGGACGATACCGCCGCGCTTGGAGCAATCGCGCATCGCATCGGCGAACAGCGAGGGTGGTTTCGGAGTGGGATGCGCTTTGAGGAACTCATCCTGACTGCGCTGGAAGTTGTTCGCTGGTGGACAGGTCCACACATTGGTGCGGTGGCGGCCGGTCTCGCCCAGTCCGAAATTGTTGATATGGGGCGCTTTGCCGTGCTTCCAGGCGAAGCATAACTCATGCTGGGACCGGTAGAAGCTGCCCATTCCGGCATAGGGATGCTTATTCCATACAATCAGATTCTTGAGTTCGCTGAACACATGGTTACCGGCGTCGAGCATCTGGCGCAGGTGCCGCCAGTCGATAAAGGTGAAGAGGATGGCGCCATCGATGCTGTGCGCAGCGATATGGCCGAAGGCGGTCGCCAGGAACTCGGTCAGCTTCTCGCCTTCCAGTTCTGCACCGCCCATGACAAACTCGCGGTGCTTCGTTTTGCCGAGCCCCGAGACATGGCCGTTGATCGCAACCCCATAGGGAGGGTCGGTTACGACGAGCTGTGCCTTCTCCTCGCCCAGCAATGCGGTATAGGTTTGCGCTTCAAGCGCATTGCCGCAGATCAGCCTGTGCTGATCGCCAAGGTCGTAAAGGTCGCCAAGCGCAGTGATCGCGACCGATTCGACAGAGGGCGCACCTTCGGAATTGCCCTGTTCCACACCCCGCACATCAAGAATCCTGTCGAACTCGGCCGATGAAAAGCCGGACAGTTCGAGGTTGAGCTCGGCGACGCCGGACAGATCGAGATCGGTCAGTTCGCGCACAGCGTCATGAAGCAGATCGTCGTCCCAGACGCTGAGCTCGGCGCTCCTGTTATCCATCAGCTGGTAAAGCTGGATCTGCTCGGGCGAGAGATGGTCGATCTGGACCACCGGCACCTCGGCCAGGCGATGCGCCTTCGCCGCCAGCCAGACATTGTGGCCGGCGATAATGCGGCCCTCCTGGTCAATCAGCAGCGGCCTGGTAAAGCCGAAGTTGGTCAGCGACGCCTTCAGCGCGACCATCTGGCGCTTGCTCGTCTTGCGGAGTGCGCGCGCCGGCGGTTGCAGGCTGTTCGTCGCGACATAGGTGCATGCCAGGCGGAGATTGTGGTGCAACAGGTCACACGGCGGCTTCAGATCCGCGTCAGAACCTGAAACGGGGGTGCGCGTGCGTTTGCGCACGACAGGAAGGTTGGACATCTGGAAATCCTCTGACGACGCCGGCAGACGGAGAGGCGCTCCCGCTCTTGCGGGGTGAAGTCTCTTTGTCTGCCCTGCCTCGATGAGGACTTATGTGCTGCCGCTGGCATCCCGTTCGGCGGTTGCAACATGGGATGAAGCTGCTATGTATCAGCCCCGCAAATTGCCGTCAAGTACCTGTATTCATTGACGAAGGATTGCGTCGTTGGTGCTCCACGGGTGAAGGGGACGAGGCGGTGCAATCGCCAACATTGAATTCCCTGCTCCACCGGAAAAGCGGCCCAGGCAATTCCCTGCCGCCTGGCGCAACCGTATCCGCTAAGCGACTGCCGGAACGAGGAAACAGCCTCCGACGCAACGGCAAGACAGCGGTGAAAGGGATATTTTCCCTGCATCCAGGGAAATACAGGGTAACGGCAAGCCGAGACCCGTTCGCTCCAGACTGCGTCGCGCACCACCCAGTCACTAAGACATGGGTATTGAGAGACCGCCTCGGCATTCTCCGCAAGAACCCCGCACTTCCGCGCCATTCCTTAGCCCGGCCGCAGGAGGCGTGGACAGAGACGCCGAAATTCCCGGCAGTTCTCTGCCAGTTTGCCGCCGCGTCTCACCTGCCCGAAAAACTGTCCACGGATGGTGTGGCGCTTGAACAGGCGAGGCGCGCCAAGCGGCGCGCCTCGAAGATGATCGACGTGGATCGACTCAGCCGAAACCGAGCATGCGCCGCTGCTCTGACCAGGCAATCGGCAGCTCAGCCACGCGGAGCAGCGACCGAGCGTTGAGCTCAACCGGCTGCTTCCCCTCCAGTATCGCGGTCACGATGCCGGGTGCCAGGAAGTTGAGCCGCGCAAGCCTGACCGTGTGCCGGCGCGATGCCTCGGTGGCTTTGCCCGAGCAGAGTTGCTGATAGGCAGCACGCGCTTCGCCGAGGAGCTGGATCAGTCGATCATCGCGCATCGCTGGCCGCGCCTCGGGTGCGGCATAGACGAGCTTCAACTCATGCCCACGTCTGCGCATCTGCACCGCGATATCGATGCTGATGGTGGAAGCCTGGACCTCGGTTCCATGGGCCAGCAGCTCGAGCAGCCTGCCCCCGTCGATCTGGATGGAGACGATGTCCTGCCGGACGATGATCCGCGCATCCAGCTCCTCGAGCAGAGGTGCCAGCGACATCGCATCGGTAGCACGCGCTGCGAGCCGGGCCCCTTCGAGCTTCAATCCTTCGCTTGCTTTGAGGGTCTCGCCCAGCGCCGCTGCGATGCGCAGACCATCGCAGAGGAAGTCCGCCAGCCCCCGCTGCGCGATGGTCTCCAGCTCCAGAGCCGGGATGCGCCATGCGGCCTCCGACTGCTCAGGGCTCTCCTTCGAGACATAGTAGCGATAGCAGCGGTTGCCCTTGTTGGCATGGGCCGGTCCCATGCGTCGCCCCAGCGCATCTTCCACGAAACCGCTCAGCGGGCTCGGCAGGCTCTTGCGCGGTCGAGGCGTGTGGCTTGCCCTGCTGAAGAGCTGCTCGCCGCTTTCGGGCCTGCTTGCGGACAAACTAGGTCGCCGCCCGTTGCTGATCGGGTCGGGCCTGCTGTTCGCTGGTCTGGGCGTAGCGCCGTTTTTTCTGGACGACATCGTGATCATTCTGGCCACCCGCTTCGGGCTTGGCATCGCGGCGGTCGCTTTTTCAACTGTGGGCGCCACCCTGGTCGGTGATCATTTCCGGCCCGCCGAACAGCCGCGTTGGCTAGAGCAACGGGCGTGAAATAGGAATCAGGCCAAGGATTCCCAGCGACCGGAAAATATGATTCACCGTTGCTGGAGGTGGATCATGGGGAAAGCCTTTTCGAGCGATCTTCGGAATCGGATATCTGATCATGTGGCGGCGGGTCATTCGCGACGTGATGCGGCGCGGCGATTTGGAGTGAGCGTGAGCTGCGCGATCAAGCTTGTGCAGCGTGTGGCGAAGACGGGGTCGGCGGCTCCGGCGCGGCAGGGGCGGCCGCCGGGAGCAGGCAAGCTTGCGCCGTACATGACAATGCTGATCCGCTGGGTGGAGGCGCAGTCGGATATCAGCATGCCCGAGCTTGCGGCAAAGCTTGAGGCGACGACGAAGATGCGTGTTCATCCAGCCTCATTGTCGCGCGCCCTTCTGGGAGCGGGCTTCAGATATAAAAAAACAGCTTCTGGCCTCGGAGTGCGGACGCGATGATGTTTGCGAGGCTCGTCGGCGATGGCGGCTGCATCGCCAGCCGCGCATGCGCGAGCAGGCGCACCGCTTGGTATTCATCGATGAGACAGCGACCACGACGAAAATGACGCGTCTGCGGGGGCGGGCTCGCCGTGGCCAGCGCCTGAAGGGACGCGCGCCATTTGGCCATTGGAAGACGCAGACCTTCATAGCAGGATTACGGTGCGACGGCCTGACCGCTCCCTGGATCATCGATCGGCCGATGACCAAAGAGATCTTCGAAATCTACGTGGAAACCCAGCTCGCGCCGACACTCGATCCGGGCGACGTCGTGATCCTCGACAACCTGCCGAGCCACAAGAGCGAAAAGGCCAAGGCGATCCTCAAGCAGCGCGGCGCCTGGTTCCTCTTCCTCCCGCCATACAGCCCTGATCTCAACCCGATCGAGATGGCCTTCTCAAAACTGAAAGCGCACCTCAGGCGCATCGGGGCCAGGACGATCGATGACCTCTGGCGAGCCGTCGGCAGCATCTGCGACCTCTATCCGCCCGACGAATGCCGCAACTACTTCATCGCCGCCGGATATGCACACGATTAAACGCTCGATGCTCTAGGTGCAATGCTGGCGAGTTCGATGATCTCGGCGATCCTGGCCGTGCCGATAGCCGGCCTGCTGGGCGACGCGGGGTGGCGCTGGCCCTTTCTCCTCTATCTGAGCGGACTTCCTTTCGCCTTGATGGCGTCGCTGGGTCTCCGGCAGTCGGCGCCACGGCAGTCCATCGAGGCCGGAGCAGAAGCAAACGTTCGGGTGGCGCCCGCAACATTTTTCCCTTTCCAGCTCGTGCTGAAGGGGCTGCTTATCGGCGTACTCATGTATCTGGTGCCCATTTATGTGCCTTTCCAGCTGTCGCGGCTGGGGATCGACAAGCCGTCAACAATCGGGTTCGCCTTGACGCTCGAATTGCTCATAGGAGCGCTTGTGGCCATCCAGTTTGGGCGCGCGCGGCGGCACTTCTCGTCACAATCCCTTTTCATGTTCAGCTGCGGCGGAATGGCCGTCGGCGTGACAGCCTTCGCACTTGCGCCCAGCTACCATGTGGCGCTCGCCAGCCTGCTGTTGATAGGCCTTGCCTCGGCCTGGCTTTACCCGAACTTGCTCAGCCGCACGATCGCCTCGGTTGAAGACGGTCGGCGTGGGCGCACGGTGGGTTGGGTAAAAAGTTCGCTCGCGGTTGCACCTGCGCTCGGCGTCGCTGCTTTGGAGCCGGTAATTGTACTGCTGGGGCTTCGATCCGCGCTGTTGATGATTGCATTACTTGCAGCGGTAATGTGCATCAGCACGCAGCGGCACCGTATAACTCGCTCCGGCTGGGTTTCGCGTTTCCCGCGTGGATGACGTGCGATGCCGTTCAGCGCCAGATTGAACTGTTCGGCGTAACAACCCTGCCATGGCACGTTGGGCAGAGTCAGTGCGGCCCGAATTTCTCGGCGTGCGACCTGTACGAGGTCGGTGACGTGTTCGGTCACTTGGCCCGTGTGGCGAGGACGATCGTCAACGCATGTTATCACGGTGAACGCGGCGCCAGTCACGCCTTCTGCGCCGAGCCCTCTCGTCGCCATGGCCATCATCGGCCGATCGTCCAAACACCCGGATTGCAGTGAAATTGCACATCCCCCGGCTTCACGACTGACCAGCGCCACCCGGTCCGCCGCCAGGATCGCCTCTACCCTGCCGCCTGGCGCAGCCGGATCCGCTAAGCGACTGCCGGAACGAGGAAACAGGCTCCGACACAACGCCAAGACAGCGGTAAAACGGATTTTATTCCCTGTATCCAGGGAAATACAGGGAACGGCGCGTCGAGACCCGTTCGCTCCGGACTGCGTCGCGCACCACCCAATCCCATGCTTCAAGGATTGAAGAGAATCTGTCCTGAGATTCTTTGGGCCTGAGCGATGCGGGCGCAACGGATCTTGGCCCCCGCGCCGATGATGTCGCCGATCCGCGCGTCTGCGGTCCACGCTTAGCCACGGAGAGTCGGCTTCAGCCCCGACAGTGAAACTAATGTGTGGGGATATGCCCCTGAGGGAAGCTTGGACCTTCAGGAGGGATGCTACCAGCCACTTATCAGTATGTGCCAAGGAGCATGGCTATTCTCCTCGCCAGACCGGCGCACGCTTTTCGGCGAAAGCGCTGGCCCCCTCTTTGGCATCTGCTGAGGCAAATACCGGCAGGGTAATTTCGTTTTGTCGCTCGAACATCTCGGCCCTTGGCCAGTCAATGCTTTCCTGAAGGACACGTTTGCTCGCCGCCACGGCAAGGGGTCCGTTTGAAGCAATCTTCAACGCAATCTGGCGGGCTTCTTCCAGTGCCTGACCTGCCGCCACTAGACGATTCACGATGCCAAAAGGTTGAAGCTGGCTTGCCGGCACAATATCGCCGGTTAGAACCAATTCCGCCGCGATGCGCGACGGCATCTGGCGAGGCAGCCTGACAAGGCCTCCGGCATTGGCGACGAGGCCCCTCTTGACTTCGGGAAGGCCCACTTTGGTATCCACGGTCGCAACGATAAGATCGGCCCATAAGGCAATTTCAAACCCTCCGGCGAGCGCATAGCCCTCCAGCGCCGCAATCCACGGTTTCCGCGAGACGAATTGCGTCACGCCCGCGAACCCGCGATCGGGCAAGCGGACGACCTCGCCACGGACGAAGGCCTTCAGGTCCATGCCCGCGCAAAAGTTCCCCCCCGCCCCGGTGAGGATTCCTACCGACACGTCCGGGCGGGACTCGACTTCGTCCAGCGCGGCCGCCAGCCCGTTTGCTACCGATGCGTCCACTGCGTTGCGCGCATCGGGGCGGTTGATCGTCACGACCGCCACATGATCAGCTATCTGCAGGTCAACGGTTGCAGGAAAATCAGCCATGGCACACTCCTCCGACCCAGACTATTTTCATTACCAAGCTATGTTTATTCCGTGCCTATCCGCTTAAGGCATACACCCACTAGATATGGTATGGTGGGTCCATTGGCCTGAGTAGAGTTCGGCAAAGGTCGGCGCCTCGATATCACTGGCGATCCCGAGGAGGGATCGGAAGGCGTTGAACGGGTAGAAGCGGCGATTGAAGCGGAAAGTGAACTCGTTGAGGTAGGCTTGCAGATGCTTGGTGCTGACGCCGTGGTGGATGCCGTTGAGCCACGCTTTGAGGTTTGAGAACACCAGATGGACGATGGGCAGGAACTCTTCGGACACCTCCGGGTCGCCACACTGGGCGATGGCGTGATGGTCGTAACCGCCGCCCTGCAACCCGCTATAGCCGCTCCAATCATCGGTGATGACCAGCGTTCCCGGCTCGACCGCGCTCTGTACAAAGCCACCAAGGGCACCGGCACTGCGGTCTGCACCGATGGCCAATCGAACCCTTCCGGCATAGCGTCCGTTCCGGCGGCGGTCCTGGCCAGTGCCAGGCTCCCGGTGACGAACTTCGACGGCGGCGACCACCAGCGTTTTGTGGTGGGTTCCCCGGCCTTCGCCGCGCGTTCGCCCGCCGATCCAGGTCTCATCGACCTCGACATGCTGACCGCTCTGCCCGCCGATCCGATCCTGATCGGGGCGCACCATCGCGGCGCGCAGTTTATGGAGCAGGCCAAAGGCCGTCTCGTACCGGGTCAGGCCAAGCTGGCGCTGCAACTGGACGGCAGATATGCCGGTCGTCTGACTCGCAACCAGGTAAGCGGCCCAGAACCACACGCTGAGCGGGATGTGGCTTCGTTCCATGGCCGTGCCGACCATCAGGCCGGTCTGACGGCGACACGAGCGGCACATCAGGATGACAGGCCGAGTGGTGAAACGAAACGGATCGCCGACGACGCCACAGCGTGGGCACGCAAATCCATCAGGCCAGCGAGCTTTTTCAAGCCAGGACGCGCAAGCGCCATCATCCGGGAAAAGCCGCTGGAACTCGGGGAGGGATTTCGGGAACGGCAGCTTGTCGCGGTCAAGAACGTCCACAATCCCCACCCTTTACAACCGCTTTGGGTGGCACCAAGCCGCAGGAAAAGTCAGGCGCGCGCCACAAGGCAGCCACTAGATGTAGTGGGTGTATGCGTCAAGCGGATAGGCACGGTTTATTCCTCAAATCGCGCCTCTGTTTGAGACCGGATGGTCTCGATACTTATACCCGGAGCGATTTCTTCAAGCCGGAACGGAGCATTACGATCGGGTCGGGAGAAGACCGCGAGATCGGTGATGATCATGTCGACGACGTTGGAGCCGGTAAGCGGCAGGGTGCAGGCCTTGCGGAACTTGGGCGCGCCATCGCGCGAGACATGATCCATCAACACGATGATCCGCCTGGCACCAGCGACAAGGTCCATTGCCCCGCCCATCCCCTTGACCATTTTTCCCGGAATCATCCAGTTGGCGATGTCGCCCCTCTCCGACACCTCCATCGCCCCGAGCACAGAGGCATCCATGTGCCCGCCCCGGATCATCGCAAAGCTATCGGCGGACGAGACATAGCTTGTGCCGGCAAGCTCTGTGATCGTCTCCTTGCCCGCGTTTATGATG contains the following coding sequences:
- a CDS encoding DUF5681 domain-containing protein, with product MAGKRKRNADYEVGYGKPPRSGQFKPGQSGNPSGKRRGKHLATLIDDELAVAVNVPDGDKTIKLSKAELMVKTLVNTAVKGDLRAIDMLIRLIGDGAESEAGGMEAVDPATVIAYLQRALAQGGGQ
- a CDS encoding site-specific DNA-methyltransferase, giving the protein MSNLPVVRKRTRTPVSGSDADLKPPCDLLHHNLRLACTYVATNSLQPPARALRKTSKRQMVALKASLTNFGFTRPLLIDQEGRIIAGHNVWLAAKAHRLAEVPVVQIDHLSPEQIQLYQLMDNRSAELSVWDDDLLHDAVRELTDLDLSGVAELNLELSGFSSAEFDRILDVRGVEQGNSEGAPSVESVAITALGDLYDLGDQHRLICGNALEAQTYTALLGEEKAQLVVTDPPYGVAINGHVSGLGKTKHREFVMGGAELEGEKLTEFLATAFGHIAAHSIDGAILFTFIDWRHLRQMLDAGNHVFSELKNLIVWNKHPYAGMGSFYRSQHELCFAWKHGKAPHINNFGLGETGRHRTNVWTCPPANNFQRSQDEFLKAHPTPKPPSLFADAMRDCSKRGGIVLDPFAGSGVTAIAAEMTGRKARLIELDPLYCDVIVRRWQAYTGEAAIHVATGCTFDDLAAERGAASSDEEA
- a CDS encoding MFS transporter; amino-acid sequence: MWLALLKSCSPLSGLLADKLGRRPLLIGSGLLFAGLGVAPFFLDDIVIILATRFGLGIAAVAFSTVGATLVGDHFRPAEQPRWLEQRA
- a CDS encoding IS630 family transposase (programmed frameshift); translated protein: MGKAFSSDLRNRISDHVAAGHSRRDAARRFGVSVSCAIKLVQRVAKTGSAAPARQGRPPGAGKLAPYMTMLIRWVEAQSDISMPELAAKLEATTKMRVHPASLSRALLGAGFRYKKTLLASECGRDDVCEARRRWRLHRQPRMREQAHRLVFIDETATTTKMTRLRGRARRGQRLKGRAPFGHWKTQTFIAGLRCDGLTAPWIIDRPMTKEIFEIYVETQLAPTLDPGDVVILDNLPSHKSEKAKAILKQRGAWFLFLPPYSPDLNPIEMAFSKLKAHLRRIGARTIDDLWRAVGSICDLYPPDECRNYFIAAGYAHD
- a CDS encoding MFS transporter, which codes for MLASSMISAILAVPIAGLLGDAGWRWPFLLYLSGLPFALMASLGLRQSAPRQSIEAGAEANVRVAPATFFPFQLVLKGLLIGVLMYLVPIYVPFQLSRLGIDKPSTIGFALTLELLIGALVAIQFGRARRHFSSQSLFMFSCGGMAVGVTAFALAPSYHVALASLLLIGLASAWLYPNLLSRTIASVEDGRRGRTVGWVKSSLAVAPALGVAALEPVIVLLGLRSALLMIALLAAVMCISTQRHRITRSGWVSRFPRG
- a CDS encoding crotonase/enoyl-CoA hydratase family protein — protein: MADFPATVDLQIADHVAVVTINRPDARNAVDASVANGLAAALDEVESRPDVSVGILTGAGGNFCAGMDLKAFVRGEVVRLPDRGFAGVTQFVSRKPWIAALEGYALAGGFEIALWADLIVATVDTKVGLPEVKRGLVANAGGLVRLPRQMPSRIAAELVLTGDIVPASQLQPFGIVNRLVAAGQALEEARQIALKIASNGPLAVAASKRVLQESIDWPRAEMFERQNEITLPVFASADAKEGASAFAEKRAPVWRGE
- a CDS encoding IS1595 family transposase; the encoded protein is MDVLDRDKLPFPKSLPEFQRLFPDDGACASWLEKARWPDGFACPRCGVVGDPFRFTTRPVILMCRSCRRQTGLMVGTAMERSHIPLSVWFWAAYLVASQTTGISAVQLQRQLGLTRYETAFGLLHKLRAAMVRPDQDRIGGQSGQHVEVDETWIGGRTRGEGRGTHHKTLVVAAVEVRHREPGTGQDRRRNGRYAGRVRLAIGADRSAGALGGFVQSAVEPGTLVITDDWSGYSGLQGGGYDHHAIAQCGDPEVSEEFLPIVHLVFSNLKAWLNGIHHGVSTKHLQAYLNEFTFRFNRRFYPFNAFRSLLGIASDIEAPTFAELYSGQWTHHTISSGCMP
- a CDS encoding 3-oxoacid CoA-transferase subunit B; translated protein: MPWTRNEMAARAARELRDGYYVNLGIGIPTLVGNNIPPGIDITLQSENGMLGLGPYPRADEVDPDIINAGKETITELAGTSYVSSADSFAMIRGGHMDASVLGAMEVSERGDIANWMIPGKMVKGMGGAMDLVAGARRIIVLMDHVSRDGAPKFRKACTLPLTGSNVVDMIITDLAVFSRPDRNAPFRLEEIAPGISIETIRSQTEARFEE